A genomic region of Barnesiella viscericola DSM 18177 contains the following coding sequences:
- a CDS encoding lytic transglycosylase, giving the protein MKYTRITVVLLFCFAVLFMLPAQTEGLQTKVIDGKEFYIYKVKPSEGFYSLTHKFGISQEEIIRFNPAAKNGLKRGQLLMIPTKKTLEGEASGSEIESTFEHTIVRGESLYSISKMYKVTIQSIIDLNPGSEHGIKAGATLKIPQHYRQKKAKQTQAKATTTTTTTKTTTAQSKPVSPPVTDKVNQEAPSVATDGNSGEYVYHTINAGETLFSISQKYDIDIETILKLNPGISPNNLKRGSVIRLTPNTKEMNVTIAPQQLYTEYKVRKKETLYSISKKFGTTVEEIKKCNPNIKKIKQDDIIYIPAGIEYNTVTAENPITSAEINNIYNKLYKSDKKGVINVAVILPFMLKQAHPDTKASLYTEYYQGFLMAVDSLKRQGASINVYAYDSEASDATVRNILTDPQLKEMDMIIAPDDDNQIKLIADFGLANDINVINTFSLKNEEVSHNAKIFQTNIPHSYLYAEAADRFIRYLGNRKVVFLTHTSEESDKKDFVNGLKEELSRAHIAYSEIKFGNELNLQNQDSIWAGQSGVVFVPTSARKKILSIIIAPLEALKAQREDLDIALFGYPEWLTQVPEYLNEFYKLNTYLYSRFYANPFDENAKSFHKRFLYWYNKDMINASPQYALLGFDTGIYFLSAIRAYGKNFAVQKLENSSDRIQTDFAFQRINNWSGFINKSFYFVNFAPDFTIKKIRE; this is encoded by the coding sequence ATGAAATATACACGAATAACGGTAGTCTTACTATTCTGTTTCGCCGTGCTGTTTATGCTTCCGGCTCAAACCGAAGGCTTGCAAACCAAAGTAATCGATGGAAAAGAGTTCTATATCTACAAGGTAAAGCCTTCGGAAGGATTTTATTCGCTCACCCATAAATTCGGCATTTCACAAGAGGAGATTATTCGGTTCAATCCGGCAGCCAAGAATGGATTGAAACGAGGGCAGTTGCTCATGATTCCGACAAAAAAGACCCTCGAAGGAGAGGCTTCGGGCTCGGAAATCGAGAGTACCTTCGAGCATACCATCGTACGGGGAGAGTCGCTGTACTCCATCTCGAAGATGTATAAAGTTACCATTCAGAGTATCATAGACCTGAACCCAGGCTCGGAGCATGGTATCAAGGCCGGTGCTACGTTGAAAATTCCCCAGCATTATCGCCAAAAGAAGGCTAAACAGACACAGGCCAAAGCCACCACTACCACCACGACTACTAAAACGACTACGGCTCAATCCAAACCCGTATCCCCCCCGGTTACCGATAAGGTGAATCAGGAGGCGCCCTCGGTTGCAACCGATGGAAATTCGGGAGAATATGTCTATCACACAATCAATGCGGGAGAGACTCTTTTTTCCATCTCTCAAAAATATGACATTGATATTGAGACGATTCTCAAACTCAATCCGGGCATTTCGCCCAACAATTTGAAGAGGGGTTCGGTCATACGTCTCACTCCCAATACCAAAGAGATGAATGTGACCATAGCGCCCCAACAGTTGTATACCGAATATAAGGTGCGCAAGAAGGAGACCCTGTATAGCATCTCGAAGAAATTCGGTACGACGGTTGAGGAGATAAAGAAATGCAATCCCAATATCAAGAAAATCAAACAGGACGATATTATCTACATTCCGGCTGGAATCGAATACAATACGGTAACGGCCGAGAACCCCATCACCAGTGCCGAAATCAACAACATCTACAACAAGCTGTACAAAAGCGACAAGAAGGGGGTAATCAACGTAGCGGTTATCCTGCCCTTCATGCTGAAACAGGCGCACCCCGATACCAAAGCCAGTCTTTATACCGAGTATTATCAAGGCTTCTTGATGGCGGTCGACAGCTTGAAACGGCAAGGTGCATCGATTAACGTGTATGCCTATGATTCGGAGGCATCGGACGCAACGGTACGTAATATTCTGACCGATCCGCAATTGAAGGAGATGGATATGATTATTGCCCCTGACGACGATAACCAAATCAAGTTAATAGCCGATTTCGGTCTGGCCAACGACATTAACGTAATCAACACCTTCTCGCTCAAAAACGAAGAGGTTTCGCACAATGCCAAAATTTTCCAGACCAATATCCCCCACTCCTATCTGTATGCCGAGGCGGCCGACCGGTTTATTCGCTATTTGGGGAACCGCAAGGTGGTATTCTTGACCCATACATCAGAAGAGAGTGACAAGAAAGATTTTGTCAACGGGCTGAAAGAGGAACTCTCGCGGGCTCACATCGCATATAGCGAAATAAAATTCGGCAACGAACTGAATTTGCAGAATCAGGACTCGATTTGGGCCGGACAAAGTGGGGTCGTATTTGTACCTACATCAGCTCGAAAAAAAATATTGTCAATCATCATTGCACCGCTTGAAGCATTGAAGGCACAACGGGAAGATCTCGATATTGCCCTCTTCGGTTATCCCGAGTGGTTGACACAGGTGCCCGAGTACTTGAACGAGTTCTATAAATTAAACACCTATCTGTACTCTCGCTTCTACGCCAATCCTTTTGATGAAAACGCCAAGTCGTTCCACAAACGTTTCTTATATTGGTATAATAAGGATATGATCAACGCCAGTCCCCAATATGCGCTTTTGGGATTCGACACCGGCATCTATTTCCTCTCGGCCATACGGGCTTACGGGAAGAACTTTGCCGTGCAGAAATTGGAAAATTCGAGCGACCGCATTCAAACCGATTTTGCTTTCCAGCGTATAAACAACTGGAGCGGATTCATCAACAAGTCGTTCTATTTCGTTAATTTTGCTCCCGATTTCACCATCAAGAAAATTAGAGAATAA
- a CDS encoding porin family protein: MKLLRYILLLSAVVTLQTGWAQRSDYEPEFTVGVKGGTTLSRVSFTPTVTQALLLGYTGGVSVRYIEEKYFGLIAEVNFTQAGWNETFDTDPYTYSHTLNYVTVPFLTHFFFGNRVVRGFINAGPQIGFLLGDSYKSSFDINNLPEFSQKSKVKEIYTMDIAHKIDYGIMAGAGIEFRIRKSHGIVLEGRYYYGLGDIFKNRKKDVFSASHNQIITISLGYLYHF, translated from the coding sequence ATGAAACTATTGCGATATATCTTATTACTGTCGGCTGTCGTAACTCTGCAAACGGGCTGGGCACAACGCAGTGATTATGAACCCGAGTTTACCGTGGGGGTAAAGGGCGGTACGACTTTGTCAAGAGTATCATTTACTCCTACCGTTACACAGGCTCTGCTGTTGGGATACACGGGCGGGGTTTCGGTGCGCTATATCGAAGAGAAATATTTCGGCCTCATTGCCGAGGTCAACTTTACTCAGGCCGGTTGGAACGAGACGTTCGACACCGACCCCTACACCTATTCACATACGCTCAATTATGTGACAGTCCCCTTTCTCACCCATTTCTTTTTCGGCAATCGGGTTGTGCGGGGATTTATCAACGCCGGTCCGCAAATCGGGTTTCTGCTCGGCGATAGCTACAAGAGCAGTTTCGACATCAATAATCTGCCCGAGTTTAGCCAAAAGAGCAAGGTAAAAGAGATATATACGATGGACATTGCCCATAAAATCGACTACGGCATCATGGCCGGAGCCGGAATAGAGTTCCGCATCAGGAAATCACACGGTATTGTCCTGGAAGGGCGATATTATTATGGTCTGGGCGACATCTTCAAGAACCGCAAGAAAGATGTGTTTTCAGCTTCGCACAACCAAATCATCACCATCTCGCTGGGGTACTTGTATCACTTCTGA
- the holA gene encoding DNA polymerase III subunit delta, which translates to MAKKETNQHIAILQDIRNRIFKPVYLLMGDESYYIDLICDAIIENALNENERDFNQTILYGADVDDFAIVVNAAKRFPMMAEHQLIVVKEAQNIRGIDNLSYYLQKPLMSTILVICYKNGTLKNKKILAGIEKIGLVYESKKLYESQLPAFINTYVVAKKLAIDPKAVSMLADFVGNDLSRLSGELDKLAISLPEGSMRITPESVERNVGISKDFNNYELLNAIVTRNISKAAQIVQYFEQNPKNNPLVVTISVLFNFFSNLLLCFFATDRSENGLAKELNLRSVYQARDYTTAMRNYNAFKCIDIIDLIRRYDARSKGIGSGASSNDGDLLKELVFKILYSPYQK; encoded by the coding sequence ATGGCCAAGAAAGAGACCAACCAGCATATTGCCATCTTGCAGGATATTCGCAACCGAATATTCAAACCTGTTTATCTGCTCATGGGCGATGAATCGTACTATATCGACCTGATATGCGATGCCATTATCGAAAATGCCTTGAACGAAAACGAGCGGGATTTCAATCAGACCATTCTCTATGGGGCCGATGTCGACGATTTTGCCATCGTAGTCAATGCCGCCAAGCGATTTCCCATGATGGCCGAGCATCAGCTAATTGTAGTCAAGGAGGCTCAAAATATCCGGGGCATAGATAACTTGTCCTACTACCTGCAAAAGCCGTTGATGAGCACAATCCTGGTAATCTGCTACAAAAACGGTACGCTGAAAAACAAAAAGATACTGGCTGGTATCGAGAAGATTGGGTTGGTGTATGAATCGAAAAAACTGTACGAGAGCCAGTTACCCGCATTCATCAATACCTATGTTGTTGCCAAGAAACTGGCCATAGACCCGAAAGCGGTATCGATGTTAGCCGACTTTGTGGGGAATGATTTAAGTCGTCTAAGCGGAGAACTTGACAAACTGGCCATATCGCTGCCCGAAGGGAGCATGCGCATCACCCCCGAGTCGGTAGAGCGCAATGTAGGTATCAGCAAAGACTTCAACAACTATGAACTGCTCAACGCCATCGTTACAAGAAACATATCGAAGGCAGCCCAAATCGTACAATATTTCGAGCAGAACCCCAAGAATAATCCGCTGGTGGTGACCATCAGTGTCCTGTTCAATTTCTTTTCCAATCTGTTGTTGTGTTTCTTTGCCACCGACCGGTCGGAGAACGGCCTGGCCAAGGAGCTGAATCTGCGCTCGGTCTATCAGGCCCGCGATTACACGACGGCCATGCGCAATTACAACGCGTTCAAGTGCATCGATATTATCGACTTGATTCGCCGATATGATGCCCGATCGAAAGGAATAGGCTCGGGGGCTTCGAGCAACGACGGCGATCTGTTGAAAGAGTTGGTATTCAAGATTCTTTACAGCCCGTATCAGAAGTGA
- a CDS encoding dihydroorotate dehydrogenase electron transfer subunit: MKKYILDFRVSENVQLHDNYALLKLTPADGCPLPEMLPGQFVEVRVDRSPSTFLRRPISINFVDYPHNELWLLIRKAGEGTRTLCGLQAGEILNLVLPLGNTFTLPESAQERILLVGGGVGIAPMLYWGKYLKGKGYTPRFLLGFRSDKDLLQYDQFRQFGEVYVSTEDGSLGEKGFVTQHSILNEPFDRLYVCGPKPMMVAVARYARERQLFCEVSLENTMACGVGACLCCVEDTVEGHVCVCKEGPIFNIEKLKWQI; this comes from the coding sequence ATGAAAAAATACATTCTCGATTTTCGTGTTTCCGAAAATGTACAGTTGCACGACAACTATGCACTCTTGAAATTGACACCTGCCGATGGCTGTCCGTTGCCCGAGATGCTGCCGGGACAGTTTGTCGAAGTGCGGGTAGATCGCTCCCCCAGCACCTTTTTGCGGCGCCCCATCTCTATCAATTTTGTCGATTATCCCCACAACGAATTGTGGCTACTCATTCGGAAGGCAGGCGAAGGTACCCGCACGCTGTGTGGTCTGCAAGCCGGCGAAATCCTCAATCTGGTATTACCGCTGGGAAATACCTTTACCCTCCCCGAAAGTGCTCAGGAACGAATCCTGCTTGTGGGTGGAGGCGTAGGAATAGCCCCCATGCTCTATTGGGGTAAATATTTGAAGGGAAAGGGCTATACGCCCCGGTTCCTGTTGGGCTTCCGCAGTGATAAAGATCTGTTGCAATACGACCAGTTCCGCCAGTTTGGCGAGGTGTACGTCTCGACCGAAGACGGCTCGTTGGGTGAAAAGGGATTTGTAACCCAACACTCTATATTAAACGAACCCTTCGACCGGCTCTATGTGTGCGGCCCTAAACCCATGATGGTGGCCGTAGCCCGATATGCCCGCGAGCGGCAACTCTTTTGCGAAGTCTCGCTCGAAAATACGATGGCCTGCGGTGTGGGGGCTTGCCTCTGCTGCGTAGAAGATACGGTCGAAGGACATGTGTGTGTATGCAAAGAAGGTCCCATCTTTAATATAGAAAAACTCAAATGGCAGATTTAA
- a CDS encoding helix-turn-helix domain-containing protein, translating to MGEEETLAVAGRIKQFIDHLGITITQFADNTGIQRSSMSQILGGRNQKISIATIGKIHATYPELSIYWLLYGHEPMLISTGRNSVAGGEEELPRLSTGATPFMSLFEAENAANPVNDTNARKYSKENESNRDRSINEKSGNEALNSDFGTNTDNRKTSERNRRIVKIMIFYSDNTFDSFSPDFSD from the coding sequence ATGGGAGAAGAAGAGACCTTGGCCGTCGCCGGACGGATAAAGCAATTTATCGACCACCTGGGAATAACGATTACCCAGTTTGCCGACAACACGGGTATACAACGCTCGTCCATGTCGCAAATCTTAGGCGGGCGAAATCAGAAGATCAGTATCGCCACCATTGGTAAGATTCATGCCACATATCCCGAGCTATCGATTTACTGGCTGTTATATGGTCATGAGCCTATGCTCATCTCAACCGGGAGAAATAGTGTGGCCGGAGGTGAAGAAGAGTTACCTCGTCTATCAACTGGAGCAACGCCATTTATGTCGTTATTCGAAGCCGAAAATGCCGCAAATCCGGTCAACGATACGAACGCTCGCAAATATTCCAAGGAAAATGAGTCAAATCGAGACCGCTCTATCAATGAAAAATCTGGAAATGAGGCTTTAAATAGCGATTTCGGTACAAATACCGACAACCGGAAAACGAGTGAGAGAAATCGACGTATCGTCAAAATCATGATTTTCTACTCCGATAATACCTTCGATAGCTTTTCGCCCGACTTTTCGGACTAA
- a CDS encoding lytic transglycosylase domain-containing protein, which yields MKLRHCFIVALSVLSSSWAFSETATAQKEFSDVVIPEFPLQMKFAGETVDLDRLDMYERFDRELTTLCYMHSSTSLAIKRANRYFPIMAPILKEEGIPSDFLYLAVIESTLNPRAVSPAKAMGIWQIMPRTGREYGLEVNDDIDERCHVEKSTRAACRYLKEAYAKYGSWTTVAASYNAGMGRISSELEKQLADHSFDLWLNEETSRYVFRILAMKEIFSSPSKYGYKLKTRQLYQPIRYTEVKVDTTINNLALFAQSQGISYAQLKESNPWLRARTMPDKSRKVYYIKIPQKEDLYYTKRKFTAYRKEWVIDKK from the coding sequence ATGAAATTGAGACACTGTTTTATTGTCGCATTATCGGTCTTGTCATCGAGTTGGGCTTTTAGTGAAACGGCAACTGCACAAAAAGAGTTTTCAGACGTGGTGATTCCCGAGTTCCCGCTGCAAATGAAATTTGCCGGCGAGACGGTCGACCTGGATCGGCTGGATATGTACGAACGATTCGATCGCGAGTTGACCACCCTGTGCTATATGCACTCTTCCACCTCGTTGGCCATCAAGCGGGCCAACCGCTATTTCCCCATCATGGCGCCCATCTTGAAGGAGGAGGGGATACCCAGCGATTTTCTCTACCTGGCGGTTATCGAGAGCACCCTTAATCCAAGAGCCGTATCACCGGCAAAGGCGATGGGTATCTGGCAGATTATGCCTCGCACGGGACGTGAATATGGCTTGGAGGTGAACGATGATATAGACGAACGCTGCCATGTGGAGAAGTCGACCCGGGCCGCCTGCCGTTATCTGAAAGAGGCTTACGCCAAGTATGGCAGTTGGACAACCGTAGCCGCGTCGTACAATGCAGGTATGGGGCGCATCTCGTCGGAACTGGAAAAGCAACTGGCCGACCATTCGTTCGACCTGTGGCTCAACGAAGAGACCTCGCGCTATGTCTTCCGGATTCTCGCCATGAAGGAGATATTTTCGTCACCCTCGAAATATGGCTACAAATTAAAGACCCGCCAGCTGTATCAGCCTATCCGCTATACCGAGGTGAAAGTCGATACAACCATCAACAACCTGGCTCTCTTTGCCCAGTCGCAAGGTATCTCCTATGCCCAGTTGAAAGAGTCCAATCCCTGGTTGCGGGCCCGTACGATGCCCGACAAGTCGAGAAAAGTCTATTACATCAAGATACCACAAAAAGAGGATTTGTATTACACCAAGCGCAAGTTCACGGCTTACCGAAAAGAGTGGGTAATCGATAAAAAATGA
- the uvrA gene encoding excinuclease ABC subunit UvrA, producing the protein MKAEDQIEVYGARVHNLKNIDVKIPRNSLTVITGLSGSGKSSLAFDTIFAEGQRRYIETFTAYARNMLGGMERPDVDKITGLSPVISIEQKTTNKNPRSTVGTTTEIFDFLRLLFARAGEAYSYLSGEKMVRYTEEKIISLILDRYQGRRTYILAPLVRNRKGHYKELFEQVRRKGYLTVRIDGELREITHGMKLDRYKNHSIELVVDKLVVDKDDERRLQESVKTAMKQGDGQLMILDADTQELRHYSRTLMDPKTGLSYSEPAPHNFSFNSPQGACPKCKGLGYVNIIDREKIIPNDEKSIYEGGIVPLGKYKNTLIFWQIAAICEKYGDSLKTPIKDLSEEALDDILNGTDERLQIKNESLGSSNYFLSFDGLIKYIEVQQQSDASSQAQKWAGQFVTTTVCPSCEGHRLNREALHYRIAGKNIAELADMDISELYEWVNQVEYELSPQQRQIAVEILKEIRSRLHFLVDVGLDYLCLNRASATLSGGESQRIRLATQIGSQLVNVLYILDEPSIGLHQRDNTRLINSLKELRDMGNSVIVVEHDKEMMLAADYIVDLGPRAGRLGGNIVFAGTPQEMLKTNTLTAQYLNGEKKIEYSPQRRPGNGKKLILSGATGNNLKNVTVEFPLGKFICVTGVSGSGKSSLINGTLQPILSQKFYRSLQASLPYDRIEGLENIDKVVTVDQSPLGRTPRSNPATYTGVFADIRNVFVELPEAKIRGYKPGRFSFNIAGGRCEVCGGNGYKTIEMNFLPDVLVPCEACHGKRYNRETLEVRFKGKSIADVLDMTINQAVEFFENIPSIISKIKVLQEVGLGYIKLGQPSTTLSGGESQRVKLAAELSKRDTGKTLYILDEPTTGLHFEDIRVLLSVLNRLVDKGNTVIVIEHNLDIIKCADHIIDMGPEGGRNGGYVLATGTPEEICKYDTATARYLKEELNG; encoded by the coding sequence ATGAAAGCAGAAGATCAGATAGAGGTCTATGGTGCCCGTGTGCACAACCTCAAAAACATAGATGTCAAAATTCCCCGGAACAGCCTGACGGTCATTACCGGACTGAGCGGTAGCGGCAAATCGTCGTTGGCCTTCGACACCATCTTTGCCGAGGGACAGCGTCGCTACATCGAGACCTTTACGGCCTATGCCCGCAACATGCTCGGCGGTATGGAACGGCCCGATGTGGACAAGATTACCGGGTTGAGTCCCGTAATCTCCATCGAACAGAAGACAACCAACAAGAATCCGCGTTCGACGGTGGGGACAACCACCGAGATATTCGATTTCCTGCGGTTGCTTTTTGCTCGGGCAGGAGAGGCTTACTCTTACTTGTCGGGCGAAAAGATGGTGCGATATACCGAAGAGAAGATTATCTCACTTATCTTGGACCGCTACCAAGGTCGCCGCACCTACATACTGGCTCCGTTGGTGCGCAACCGCAAGGGCCACTACAAGGAGTTGTTCGAGCAGGTGCGTCGGAAAGGGTATCTCACCGTCCGTATCGACGGCGAACTGCGCGAGATAACCCATGGCATGAAACTCGACCGCTACAAAAATCACAGCATCGAGCTGGTGGTCGACAAACTGGTGGTCGACAAGGACGACGAACGCCGGTTGCAGGAGAGTGTAAAAACAGCCATGAAACAGGGTGACGGCCAGCTGATGATACTCGACGCAGACACACAGGAGCTGCGCCATTACAGCCGCACCCTCATGGACCCCAAGACGGGCTTGTCGTATAGCGAACCGGCTCCGCACAACTTCTCGTTCAACTCGCCGCAAGGAGCCTGTCCCAAGTGCAAGGGATTGGGATATGTCAATATCATCGACCGTGAGAAGATTATCCCCAACGACGAGAAGTCGATTTACGAAGGGGGAATCGTTCCGCTGGGTAAATACAAGAACACGCTGATATTTTGGCAAATCGCAGCTATCTGCGAGAAATACGGCGACAGCCTGAAAACTCCCATCAAGGATCTCTCGGAAGAGGCGCTCGACGATATTCTGAACGGCACCGACGAACGTTTGCAAATCAAGAACGAGTCGTTGGGCTCCTCCAACTATTTCCTGTCGTTCGACGGGCTGATCAAATACATCGAGGTACAGCAGCAGAGCGACGCCTCGTCGCAAGCCCAAAAGTGGGCGGGGCAGTTTGTCACGACCACCGTGTGCCCCAGTTGCGAAGGTCATCGGTTGAACCGAGAGGCGCTGCATTACCGCATTGCCGGTAAGAACATCGCCGAACTGGCCGACATGGACATCTCGGAACTGTATGAATGGGTCAACCAGGTAGAGTACGAGTTGTCGCCCCAGCAGCGCCAGATTGCGGTCGAAATCTTGAAAGAGATTCGTAGCCGCCTGCACTTCCTCGTCGATGTAGGGTTGGACTATCTGTGCCTCAACCGGGCCTCGGCCACCTTGTCGGGAGGTGAGAGCCAACGCATACGATTGGCTACCCAGATAGGGTCGCAACTGGTCAATGTGCTCTATATTCTCGACGAGCCCAGTATCGGGTTACACCAACGCGACAACACCCGACTCATCAACTCCTTGAAAGAGTTGCGCGATATGGGTAATTCGGTCATCGTCGTAGAACACGACAAGGAGATGATGCTGGCTGCCGATTATATCGTCGATTTGGGCCCTCGGGCCGGTCGCTTGGGCGGGAACATCGTCTTTGCCGGGACACCCCAGGAGATGCTCAAAACCAATACCCTCACAGCGCAATACCTGAACGGGGAAAAGAAAATCGAATATTCACCCCAACGACGTCCGGGCAACGGTAAAAAACTTATTCTATCAGGTGCCACAGGCAATAACCTCAAAAATGTGACGGTCGAGTTCCCGCTGGGCAAATTCATCTGCGTAACGGGCGTATCGGGTAGCGGTAAATCGAGCCTCATTAACGGAACGCTGCAACCGATACTCAGCCAAAAGTTCTATCGTTCGCTGCAAGCCTCGTTGCCTTACGACCGAATTGAAGGACTGGAAAATATCGACAAGGTGGTGACCGTCGACCAGTCTCCACTGGGACGCACACCGCGTTCCAATCCGGCTACCTATACGGGTGTCTTTGCCGACATACGCAATGTCTTTGTCGAGCTGCCCGAGGCTAAAATCCGTGGCTATAAACCGGGACGCTTCTCGTTCAACATCGCGGGCGGACGCTGCGAGGTATGTGGCGGTAACGGCTACAAGACCATCGAGATGAATTTCTTGCCCGATGTGCTCGTACCTTGCGAGGCTTGCCATGGCAAACGCTATAATCGGGAGACTCTCGAAGTGCGCTTCAAAGGGAAGTCGATTGCCGATGTACTGGATATGACCATCAATCAGGCGGTCGAATTTTTCGAAAATATACCCTCGATTATCTCCAAAATAAAGGTGCTGCAAGAGGTGGGACTCGGATACATCAAGCTGGGACAACCCTCGACAACCTTGTCGGGAGGCGAGAGTCAGCGGGTGAAACTGGCTGCCGAGCTCTCCAAACGCGATACGGGGAAGACTCTCTATATACTCGACGAACCCACTACCGGATTGCATTTCGAGGATATACGGGTTTTGTTGTCGGTACTGAATCGACTGGTCGATAAGGGGAATACGGTGATTGTCATCGAGCATAACCTCGACATCATTAAATGTGCCGACCACATTATCGACATGGGGCCGGAAGGGGGACGAAATGGCGGGTACGTATTGGCTACAGGAACTCCCGAAGAGATTTGCAAGTACGACACGGCTACCGCTCGCTACTTGAAAGAGGAATTGAACGGATAG
- a CDS encoding T9SS type B sorting domain-containing protein, with protein sequence MTCLFTVSGLCAQQITVSGGGKPAYSHTPEASTGLNGGVFVIYSLDQATIEFSGEDESLISWSKFGPSGAANATPIAGATQNGYLSTLSLTEGDCGYVIEQNGRSYYLWVIDYSQAPLVLNGASVSSDAGQCEQTTLQLDGSGERLNYYSINGAPKVLSREITVSYMTLVWNDESLSYIQTVQSETLDNFSSTVQVPAPLCNTDFSISGDQLLNYWGMEQTVSTGEYITTAIGVTAKAEQTYREEALNEDDRHPTEYLGGSAPAEIEFQAYMTDAVTHIEWEFSDKEDFSTTIARYNDQTLRYTFRDEGTTYVRLIGSNSTAECQAYSETFTINIGEPRLEAPNAFSPGTSPGVNDEWKVAYKSIVSFKCWIFNKWGVQICYLDSPDKGWDGRYHGKYVDPGVYYYVIEAKGSNNQKIKLKGHINILRSKD encoded by the coding sequence TTGACCTGTCTTTTTACCGTAAGTGGGCTTTGTGCCCAGCAGATTACCGTATCGGGTGGGGGAAAACCGGCTTACAGCCATACCCCCGAAGCCAGTACCGGCCTGAACGGAGGCGTATTTGTCATCTATTCGCTCGACCAGGCGACTATCGAATTTTCGGGTGAAGACGAGTCGCTCATCTCGTGGAGTAAATTTGGACCGTCGGGTGCAGCCAATGCGACTCCGATTGCCGGAGCAACTCAAAACGGATACCTGTCGACCCTGTCTCTCACCGAAGGCGATTGCGGGTATGTGATTGAACAGAATGGGCGCAGTTACTACTTGTGGGTGATCGATTATTCACAGGCTCCTCTTGTCTTAAACGGAGCCTCGGTGTCGAGCGATGCCGGTCAATGCGAACAAACGACTCTTCAACTCGACGGGAGTGGGGAACGACTGAACTACTATTCGATAAATGGCGCTCCCAAGGTGTTGTCGCGCGAAATTACCGTCAGCTACATGACGCTGGTGTGGAACGATGAGTCTCTTTCATATATTCAAACGGTCCAGTCGGAAACTCTTGACAATTTCTCTTCGACCGTACAAGTGCCGGCTCCGCTTTGCAATACCGATTTTTCTATCTCGGGCGACCAACTGCTCAACTACTGGGGCATGGAGCAAACGGTATCGACCGGCGAATACATTACCACGGCGATAGGCGTGACGGCAAAGGCCGAGCAGACCTATCGGGAGGAGGCGCTCAATGAGGACGACCGGCATCCCACTGAATACTTGGGTGGTTCGGCTCCGGCCGAAATCGAGTTTCAGGCCTATATGACCGATGCCGTTACCCACATCGAATGGGAATTTTCGGACAAGGAGGATTTCTCGACTACCATCGCCCGTTATAACGACCAGACCCTGCGCTACACGTTCCGCGACGAAGGTACCACCTACGTGCGCCTGATCGGCAGCAACAGTACGGCCGAATGTCAGGCTTACAGTGAGACCTTTACCATCAACATCGGAGAGCCCCGTTTGGAGGCGCCCAATGCGTTCTCGCCGGGTACAAGTCCCGGAGTGAACGACGAGTGGAAGGTAGCCTATAAATCGATTGTGAGCTTCAAATGCTGGATATTCAACAAGTGGGGGGTACAGATATGCTACCTCGACAGTCCCGACAAAGGGTGGGACGGCAGGTACCATGGCAAGTATGTCGATCCCGGTGTCTATTATTACGTAATAGAGGCCAAGGGATCGAACAATCAAAAGATAAAGTTGAAGGGACACATCAATATCTTGCGTTCCAAAGATTAA